A stretch of Arachis hypogaea cultivar Tifrunner chromosome 15, arahy.Tifrunner.gnm2.J5K5, whole genome shotgun sequence DNA encodes these proteins:
- the LOC112748941 gene encoding probable galacturonosyltransferase-like 1, with the protein MASMAAITTTVLLFFIMILYSSTINATTTTTQQRFKEAPKFYNSPNCPAIQQSDKCSDDAVHVAMTLDATYLRGSMAAILSVLQHSSCPENILFHFVTAASSSTSFLNTTLSSSFPYLKFQIYPFHDAAVAGLISTSIRSALDCPLNYARNYLANLLPSCVRRIVYLDSDLVLVDDISKLAATPLPNDAVLAAPEYCNANFSAYFTPSFWSNPSLSLTFASRRPCYFNTGVMVIDLERWRAGDYTTKIEEWMELQKRMRIYELGSLPPFLLVFAGNIGPVDHRWNQHGLGGDNFRGLCRDLHPGPVSLLHWSGKGKPWARLDANRPCPLDALWTPYDLLQTPFALEA; encoded by the coding sequence ATGGCCTCCATGGCCGCCATTACTACTACAGTCCTCCTCTTCTTTATTATGATCCTCTACTCATCAACAATAAatgcaacaaccaccaccactcaACAGCGCTTCAAAGAAGCTCCCAAATTCTACAACTCCCCAAACTGTCCCGCCATTCAGCAATCAGACAAGTGCTCCGATGACGCAGTGCACGTCGCAATGACACTCGACGCCACCTACCTCCGGGGTTCCATGGCCGCCATCCTCTCCGTCCTCCAGCACTCATCCTGCCCTGAGAATATCCTCTTCCACTTCGTCACCGCCGCCTCCTCCTCCACGTCGTTCCTTAACACCACCCTCTCCTCTTCCTTCCCCTACCTCAAGTTCCAAATCTACCCTTTCCATGACGCCGCCGTCGCTGGCCTCATTTCCACCTCCATCCGCTCCGCCCTCGACTGTCCTCTCAACTACGCCCGCAACTACCTCGCCAACCTCCTCCCCTCCTGCGTCCGCCGTATCGTCTACCTTGACTCCGACCTCGTCCTGGTCGACGACATCTCCAAGCTCGCCGCCACGCCACTCCCGAACGACGCCGTCCTCGCCGCACCGGAGTACTGTAACGCAAACTTCAGCGCATACTTCACTCCATCGTTCTGGTCCAACCCTTCCCTGTCGCTCACATTCGCCTCCCGAAGGCCCTGCTACTTCAACACTGGCGTCATGGTCATCGATCTCGAGCGGTGGCGTGCCGGCGACTACACCACCAAGATCGAGGAGTGGATGGAGCTTCAGAAGAGGATGCGGATCTACGAGCTCGGGTCTTTGCCGCCGTTTCTTTTGGTTTTCGCCGGGAACATAGGCCCGGTGGATCATAGGTGGAACCAGCACGGTCTTGGCGGGGACAACTTTCGCGGGCTTTGCAGGGACTTGCATCCGGGCCCGGTAAGCCTACTGCATTGGAGCGGGAAAGGGAAGCCCTGGGCCAGGCTCGACGCCAATCGCCCTTGCCCGTTGGACGCCTTATGGACTCCCTATGACCTCCTCCAGACACCTTTCGCGCTCGAGGCCTAA
- the LOC112746871 gene encoding vacuolar lysine transporter YPQ1-like — protein MSQSYCMTEGKSYACVGWVEKYFNDCLCNIKDEISFGFGFMSLICWGVADIPQIITNFHTKSSHGVSLAFLLTWVAGDIFNLVGCLLEPATLPTQYYTALLYTVTTIVLVVQSLYYDYIYRWRMRHRQKMNNDKVDEEEKKAGHDCGISIKPNGTDMTMKATPRRTQPEQLYYTSARSMAGSFTPPFRGGYLSGDDCCSDEDEAAATSRRRFPATWTSMSLPVTASLNLPFLHRGNAFRFHHENENQIRESAVVGQCLGWLMAAIYMGGRLPQIFLNIKRGSVEGLNPLMFIFALIANATYVGSIVVRSSEWESIKANMPWLLDAIVCVALDLFIILQYTYYRYFRRPTIDHEADYGFYQEARKVAAAS, from the exons ATGTCGCAGTCTTACTGCATGACGGAGGGGAAATCATACGCATGCGTGGGTTGGGTTGAGAAATACTTCAACGATTGTCTTTGTAATATTAAAGATGAGATATCATTCGGGTTTGGTTTCATGAGTCTAATATGTTGGGGTGTAGCAGACATTCCTCAGATAATAACCAATTTTCACACTAAGTCAAGCCATGGAGTCTCCCTAGCCTTTCTCCTCACTTGGGTTGCAGG TGATATATTCAACCTCGTGGGTTGTCTCCTGGAGCCAGCTACG TTGCCCACACAATACTACACAGCTCtg CTTTACACAGTGACAACAATCGTATTAGTTGTGCAAAGCTTGTACTATGACTATATCTATAGATGGCGAATGCGTCATCGTCAGAAGATGAACAACGACAAG GtggatgaagaagagaagaaagcagGGCACGACTGTGGGATTTCAATAAAACCAAACGGCACAGACATGACCATGAAGGCAACACCGAGAAGAACGCAACCAGAACAACTGTATTATAC gtCAGCTCGATCAATGGCTGGAAGTTTTACTCCTCCATTTAGAGGAGGGTACCTGAGCGGCGATGATTGTTGTTCTGATGAGGATGAGGCAGCAGCAACCAGCAGAAGACGCTTCCCTGCTACATGGACATCGATGTCCCTCCCTGTAACAGCATCGCTTAACTTGCCCTTCCTCCACCGGGGTAATGCTTTCAGATTTCATCATGAAAATGAGAATCAGATACGAGAGAGTGCAGTGGTGGGTCAATGCCTAGGCTGGCTCATGGCTGCAATATATATGGGTGGTCGTCTCCCTCAGATTTTCTTGAAC ATTAAAAGAGGCAGTGTAGAg GGACTAAATCCTctcatgttcatctttgcactcaTCGCTAATGCCACTTACGTGGGAAG TATTGTTGTACGAAGCAGCGAATGGGAAAGCATCAAAGCAAATATGCCATGGTTGTTGGACGCCATAGTCTGCGTGGCCTTGGACCTATTT ATAATATTGCAGTACACCTACTATAGATACTTCCGGAGGCCAACAATTGATCATGAAGCTGATTATGGATTCTACCAAGAAGCCAGAAAAGTTGCCGCAGCCTCTTGA